Proteins from a genomic interval of Schistosoma mansoni strain Puerto Rico chromosome 2, complete genome:
- a CDS encoding putative translation initiation factor IF-2 yields the protein MSGKAEEFAVDKVTEDVSKDAVSSQGKKKDKKKTGKDVKQTKDDIKEKKISKHVAKIKEDLARQREEEERLKREQEEELQRLENERLKEEAILAREKELKLKKKLKEKERKQRLKEEGKLLTDKQKEDRRKVMELLQARGIEIPDDKSEIKKRPQYGKLKKKTVQVKKEDETVETQDVIKTEDQETSTEELSCWELLADTHLKSPSEESSEETEDYLIIDQQPSHSEQVETSIASDEDLPEEEKARLIELAKLRIKERHEAYEAERSELNLRAGVICVLGHVDTGKTKILDKLRNTHVQDREAGGITQQIGATNVPLENILTATRMCPYLNPSELRIPGLLIIDTPGHESFSNLRVRGSSLCDIAILVVDLMHGLEEQTKESIKILRSRKTPFIVALNKVDRLYGWKPDPETCIEEVVKSQNSITQNDLSDHLKKVIQDFAMMELNVELFYKNTKPEEYISMVPTSAHTGDGMGDLLSCLCLRLQNKYSKRLAYTEELSASVMEVKEIHGLGTTIDVIVVNGRLHEGDTIVLAGQEGPICTQIRGILQPAPMSELRVKGSYNHLKEVMGAQGVKLIAKDLEKALAGLPLFVANGLSEELYYKEEVCHGLKHALKAISVSPLGVYVVASTLGSLESLLVYLKSVDIPVSKYH from the exons ATGTCTGGAAAAGCTGAGGAATTTGCTGTAGACAAGGTTACTGAGGATGTCAGTAAAGATGCAGTATCTAGTCAAGGCAAGAAGAAAGATAAGAAGAAAACTGGGAAAGACGTAAAGCAGACTAAAGATGATattaaagagaaaaagatatCAAAACATGTCGCAAAAATAAAAGAAGACCTAGCCAGGCAACGAGAGGAAGAGGAAAGACTTAAGCGAGAGCAAGAAGAGGAGTTACAACGTCTTGAAAACGAGCGATTGAAGGAAGAAGCTATTCTTGCTAGGGAAAAAGAGCTTAAACTGAAGAAAAAGCTGAAAGAGAAGGAACGCAAACAACGTCTTAAAGAGGAGGGGAAGTTGCTGACCGATAAGCAGAAAGAGGACCGACGCAAAGTTATGGAGCTATTACAGGCACGCGGTATCGAGATTCCAGATGATAAAtctgaaattaagaaaagaccaCAGTATGGTAAACTTAAAAAGAAAACTGTGCAAGTCAAAAAGGAAGACGAAACTGTGGAGACACAGGATGTAATCAAGACTGAAGACCAAGAAACGTCAACGGAGGAGCTAAGTTGCTGGGAGTTGTTGGCTGATACGCATTTAAAATCTCCAAGTGAAGAAAGTTCTGAAGAAACAGAAGATTATCTAATCATTGATCAGCAACCTAGTCATTCTGAGCAAGTGGAGACATCCATCGCTAGTGACGAGGACCTACCGGAAGAAGAAAAAGCTAGGTTGATAGAGTTGGCTAAGCTTCGCATAAAG GAACGTCATGAAGCGTACGAAGCTGAGCGTAGTGAGCTCAATCTGCGAGCAGGAGTCATTTGTGTTTTGGGTCATGTCGATACAGGAAAGACTAAAATCTTGGACAAACTAAGGAATACACACGTTCAGGACAGGGAGGCTGGTGGAATTACGCAACAGATCGGTGCAACTAATGTACCACTTGAAAACATACTAACAGCTACACGTATGTGTCCATACTTGAATCCTTCGGAATTACGTATACCTGGTTTGCTTATTATTGATACTCCTGGTCACGAGTCGTTCAG CAATCTCCGTGTTCGTGGGTCATCTCTCTGTGATATAGCTATCTTGGTGGTAGATTTAATGCACGGCTTAGAAGAACAGACAAAGGAATCAATCAAAATTTTGCGATCACGCAAAACTCCTTTCATAGTAGCTCTCAATAAAGTCGATCGGTTGTATGGATGGAAGCCTGATCCGGAAACGTGTATCGAAGAAGTAGTAAAATCGCAAAATTCAATCACTCAAAACGACTTGTCAGACCACCTAAAGAAA GTGATTCAAGATTTTGCGATGATGGAACTGAATGTTGAGTTGTTTTACAAAAATACTAAACCTGAAGAATATATTAGCATGGTACCGACATCTGCTCATACTGGTGACGGAATGGGTGATCTTCTTTCATGTTTGTGTCTACGCTTGCAAAATAAGTATAGTAAGAGGTTGGCGTACACAGAAGAGTTGAGTGCTTCAGTTATGGAG GTCAAAGAAATTCACGGCTTAGGGACTACGATCGATGTAATTGTTGTTAATGGTCGACTTCATGAAGGAGATACTATCGTCTTGGCTGGCCAGGAGGGTCCTATATGTACTCAAATCCGTGGTATTCTTCAACCTGCTCCTATGTCCGAACTTCGCGTCAAAGGAAGTTACAATCACCTGAAGGAAGTTATGGGAGCTCAAGGTGTGAAGCTTATCGCTAAAGATTTAGAGAAAGCACTAGCAGGTCTTCCACTGTTTGTGGCAAATGGGTTGTCAGAAGAATTGTATTACAAG GAGGAAGTATGTCATGGTTTAAAGCATGCCTTAAAAGCTATTTCTGTCAGTCCTTTAGGTGTATATGTTGTTGCTAGTACACTTGGATCATTGGAATCTTTATTGGTGTATTTGAAATCTGTTGATATACCGGTAAGT